A window from Zavarzinia compransoris encodes these proteins:
- the nirD gene encoding nitrite reductase small subunit NirD: MNAFTDHWLDIGSLDDIPPRGARVVRAAGGDIAVFRTADDRIFALRDQCPHKGGPLSQGIVHDHGVTCPLHNWVIDLDSGRARGPDEGCAHAIPVRLENGRIQLRYPALP, from the coding sequence ATGAACGCCTTCACCGACCATTGGCTGGACATCGGCAGCCTGGACGACATTCCGCCGCGCGGCGCGCGGGTGGTGCGGGCGGCGGGCGGCGACATCGCCGTCTTCCGCACGGCGGACGACCGCATCTTCGCGCTGCGCGACCAATGCCCGCACAAGGGCGGGCCCTTGAGCCAGGGCATCGTCCATGATCACGGCGTCACCTGCCCCCTGCACAATTGGGTGATCGACCTCGACAGCGGCCGCGCCCGCGGCCCGGACGAGGGCTGCGCCCACGCGATCCCGGTGCGGCTGGAGAACGGCCGTATCCAGCTGCGTTACCCGGCGCTGCCGTAA
- the ntrB gene encoding nitrate ABC transporter permease: MTAQTEPLPKTMDAAPARRPLPDAAALRRMIRRQAARILPPLVMLALLLGIWELTCRGGHAPLPAPSQVVAETWDLISDPFFDNGGTDKGLFWQITASLSRVAQGFTISAVLGVLLGVLIGQSSLAFRGLDPIFQVLRTVPPLAWLPLSLAAFQAANPSAIFVIAITSIWPIILNTAVGIRNIPQDYRNVARVLRLSGPEFFFKIMLPATVPFMFTGLRIGIGLSWLAIVAAEMLIGGVGIGFFIWDAWNSSLISEIIVALVAVGLVGFILDRLIGALGNRLGGSFGQR, from the coding sequence ATGACCGCCCAGACCGAGCCTTTGCCGAAGACCATGGATGCGGCGCCCGCGCGCCGTCCCCTGCCCGATGCGGCCGCCCTGCGCCGGATGATCCGGCGCCAGGCGGCGCGCATCCTGCCGCCCCTCGTCATGCTGGCGCTGCTGCTCGGCATCTGGGAATTGACCTGCCGGGGCGGCCACGCGCCCCTGCCGGCCCCGAGCCAGGTGGTGGCCGAGACCTGGGACCTGATCTCCGATCCCTTCTTCGACAACGGCGGCACCGACAAGGGCCTGTTCTGGCAGATCACCGCCAGCCTGTCGCGGGTCGCCCAGGGTTTCACCATCTCGGCCGTCCTCGGCGTGCTGCTGGGCGTTCTCATCGGCCAGTCGAGCCTCGCCTTCCGCGGCCTCGACCCGATCTTCCAGGTCCTGCGCACGGTGCCGCCGCTGGCCTGGCTGCCGCTGTCGCTGGCGGCGTTCCAGGCGGCCAATCCGTCCGCCATCTTCGTCATCGCCATCACCTCGATCTGGCCGATCATCCTGAACACGGCGGTTGGCATCCGCAACATCCCGCAGGATTACCGCAACGTCGCCCGGGTGCTGCGCCTGTCGGGGCCGGAATTCTTCTTCAAGATCATGCTGCCGGCGACCGTGCCCTTCATGTTCACCGGGCTGCGCATCGGCATCGGCCTGTCGTGGCTGGCCATCGTCGCCGCCGAGATGCTGATCGGCGGGGTCGGCATCGGCTTCTTCATCTGGGATGCGTGGAATTCCTCGCTGATCAGCGAAATCATCGTCGCCCTGGTCGCCGTCGGTCTCGTCGGCTTCATCCTGGACCGCCTGATCGGTGCCCTCGGCAACCGGCTCGGCGGCAGCTTCGGCCAGCGTTGA
- a CDS encoding CmpA/NrtA family ABC transporter substrate-binding protein, protein MTATSPTVTIRAGFIPLLDAAILIIARIKGFAEEEGIDLTLVQEFSWANIRDRVALGHFDVAHMLAPMPIAASLGLTPFGGAVITPMCLGLGGNAVTVSNAVWYGMSVAGADNGGDPKAMGDALRAVVAERKAKGLPKLTFAVVHPFSSHNYYLRYWLAACGIDPRTDVGLTVVPPPYMADALAGGHIDGYCVGEPWNSASVVAGVGHIVTTTSAIWKSSPEKVLGARADWAERNPEALAALLRAMHRASLWCDAPRNAPELVELLSSSRYLDVAPSTMMAGLTGRITLGAGQPQPVQDFRYFAKRAATFPWVSHGLWFFSQMVRWGQAELTPATLETVRQSLRPDLYRRALGPLGVALPNASAKIEGTLTMETPVATANGRLFLGPDGFFDGKVFDPDLIGDYVNSFDIRGPGPLDD, encoded by the coding sequence ATGACCGCAACCAGCCCCACCGTAACCATCCGCGCCGGCTTCATCCCCCTGCTCGACGCCGCGATCCTGATCATCGCCCGCATCAAGGGTTTCGCCGAGGAGGAAGGCATCGACCTCACCCTCGTGCAGGAATTCTCCTGGGCCAATATCCGCGACCGGGTGGCGCTCGGCCATTTCGACGTCGCCCATATGCTGGCGCCCATGCCGATCGCCGCCTCCCTCGGGCTGACGCCCTTCGGCGGCGCGGTGATCACGCCCATGTGCCTCGGCCTCGGCGGCAATGCGGTCACCGTCTCCAACGCGGTCTGGTACGGCATGAGTGTCGCCGGCGCCGACAACGGCGGCGATCCGAAGGCCATGGGCGACGCGCTCCGCGCGGTGGTCGCCGAACGGAAGGCCAAGGGCCTGCCCAAGCTGACCTTCGCCGTGGTCCACCCCTTCTCCAGCCATAACTATTATCTCCGCTACTGGCTGGCCGCCTGCGGCATCGATCCGCGCACCGACGTCGGCCTGACCGTGGTGCCGCCGCCCTATATGGCCGATGCCTTGGCCGGCGGGCATATCGACGGCTATTGCGTGGGCGAGCCCTGGAACAGCGCCTCGGTCGTCGCCGGCGTCGGCCATATCGTCACCACGACCTCGGCGATCTGGAAGTCGAGCCCTGAGAAAGTGCTGGGCGCCCGCGCCGACTGGGCGGAGCGCAACCCCGAGGCCCTGGCCGCCCTGCTGCGCGCCATGCACCGCGCCTCGCTCTGGTGCGATGCGCCGAGGAATGCGCCGGAACTGGTCGAGCTTCTGTCCTCGTCGCGCTATCTCGACGTCGCCCCCTCGACCATGATGGCGGGCCTGACCGGGCGCATCACGCTCGGCGCCGGCCAGCCGCAGCCGGTGCAGGATTTCCGCTATTTCGCCAAGCGGGCGGCGACCTTCCCCTGGGTCTCCCACGGTCTCTGGTTCTTCAGCCAGATGGTGCGCTGGGGCCAGGCGGAGCTGACGCCGGCGACCCTGGAAACCGTGCGCCAGTCGCTGCGCCCCGATCTCTACCGCCGCGCGCTCGGCCCGCTCGGCGTCGCCCTGCCCAACGCCAGCGCCAAGATCGAGGGCACGCTGACCATGGAAACCCCGGTCGCCACCGCCAACGGCCGGCTGTTCCTCGGACCCGACGGGTTCTTCGACGGCAAGGTCTTCGATCCCGACCTGATCGGCGATTACGTGAACAGTTTCGACATCCGGGGCCCGGGCCCGCTGGACGATTGA
- a CDS encoding nitrate reductase has protein sequence MTAVRTTCPYCGVGCGVLARADGAGGAAIAGDPDHPANFGRLCSKGSALGETLSLDDRLLHPVVRGVRATWDRALAEVARTFADTIRDHGPEAVAFYVSGQILTEDYYVANKLMKGFIGAANIDTNSRLCMSSSVAGHKRAFGTDTVPGTYEDLEQTDLVVLTGSNLAWCHPVLFQRLAAAKAARPGMRVVTIDPRRTATSELADLHLGLAPGSDVALFAGLLRRLAAAGRGDAAFIARHTSGLDAALAAAAAFDIGAVARVTGLGRGEIEQFYRLFAETERVVTVYSQGVNQSSAGTDKVNAIINAHLLTGRIGRPGMGPFSVTGQPNAMGGREVGGLANQLAAHLEIGDPAHRALVQDFWQSPQMPTQPGLKAVDLFEAVHDGRVKALWIMATNPAASLPDADRVTAALARCPFVVVSDVVQATDTSRYAHVLLPSTAWGEKDGTVTNSERRISRQRPFLPPPGETRHDWRQLAEVATRMGFPGFDWPDAAGVFREHAALSAHGNHGTRDFDIGAHAAIDRAGYDALAPFHWPQPAGEAPRARFFADGRFYTPDRKARFVATPYRAPAGRTGGARPLILNTGRVRDQWHTMTRTGKTARLTSHYAEPFVEINPLDARHLGLAAADLALVESDRGRALLRVLVTARQRPGSVFAPIHWTGQQASQSRIDALVAPHVDPVSGQPESKFTPVSLTRFAAGLYGFAVSRRRPAVEGLDYWALAPAAGGFRLELAALQAPADAAALLAAVLAPAAGAEVLAYRDVTRGIHRFAVFADGILDAALFLAAEPVETARGWLIGQLGQALDGAERLRLLAGRAGAGGADPGAIVCSCFSVGVNQIAAAVRGGACTVEAVGACLKAGTNCGSCRMEIGRLIDASRAAEAG, from the coding sequence ATGACCGCGGTCCGCACCACCTGCCCCTATTGCGGCGTCGGCTGCGGCGTGCTCGCCCGGGCGGATGGTGCGGGCGGTGCCGCGATCGCCGGCGATCCGGATCATCCGGCCAATTTCGGCCGGCTCTGTTCCAAGGGTTCCGCCCTGGGCGAGACCCTGTCCCTCGACGACCGGCTGCTGCACCCGGTCGTCCGGGGCGTGCGGGCGACCTGGGATCGTGCCCTGGCCGAGGTCGCCCGCACCTTCGCCGACACCATCCGCGACCATGGGCCGGAAGCGGTCGCCTTCTACGTCTCGGGCCAGATCCTGACCGAGGATTATTACGTCGCCAACAAGCTGATGAAGGGCTTTATCGGCGCCGCCAACATCGATACCAACAGCCGGCTGTGCATGTCCTCCTCCGTCGCCGGGCACAAGCGCGCCTTCGGCACGGATACGGTGCCCGGCACCTATGAAGACCTGGAACAGACCGATCTCGTGGTGCTGACCGGCTCGAACCTCGCCTGGTGCCACCCGGTGCTGTTCCAGCGCCTGGCCGCGGCCAAGGCGGCGCGGCCCGGGATGCGGGTCGTTACCATCGACCCCCGCCGCACCGCGACCAGCGAACTGGCCGACCTGCACCTCGGCCTCGCACCGGGCAGCGACGTCGCCCTGTTCGCCGGCCTCCTGCGCCGCCTGGCCGCGGCGGGCCGGGGCGATGCGGCTTTCATCGCCCGCCACACCAGCGGTCTCGACGCCGCGCTGGCCGCGGCGGCCGCCTTCGATATCGGCGCGGTCGCCCGCGTCACCGGCCTCGGCCGGGGGGAGATCGAGCAGTTCTACCGCCTGTTCGCCGAAACCGAACGGGTGGTCACGGTCTATTCCCAGGGCGTGAACCAGTCGAGCGCCGGGACCGACAAGGTCAATGCCATCATCAACGCCCATCTGCTGACCGGCCGCATCGGCCGGCCCGGCATGGGGCCCTTCTCGGTCACGGGCCAGCCGAACGCCATGGGCGGGCGCGAGGTCGGCGGCCTGGCCAACCAGCTTGCCGCCCATCTCGAGATCGGCGATCCCGCCCACCGCGCCCTGGTGCAGGATTTCTGGCAATCGCCGCAAATGCCGACGCAGCCCGGCCTGAAGGCCGTCGACCTGTTCGAGGCGGTTCACGACGGCCGGGTGAAAGCGCTCTGGATCATGGCGACCAACCCGGCCGCCAGCCTGCCGGATGCCGACCGGGTGACCGCGGCGCTGGCCCGCTGCCCCTTCGTCGTCGTGTCCGACGTCGTGCAGGCGACGGACACCAGCCGTTACGCCCATGTCCTGCTGCCCTCGACCGCCTGGGGCGAGAAGGACGGCACCGTGACCAATTCGGAACGGCGCATCTCGCGCCAGCGCCCCTTCCTGCCCCCGCCGGGCGAGACCCGGCACGACTGGCGCCAATTGGCCGAGGTGGCGACGCGCATGGGCTTTCCGGGCTTCGACTGGCCGGATGCCGCCGGCGTCTTCCGCGAACATGCCGCCCTTTCCGCCCATGGCAATCACGGCACGCGCGATTTCGACATCGGCGCCCATGCCGCGATCGACCGGGCGGGTTATGACGCCCTCGCCCCCTTCCACTGGCCGCAGCCGGCGGGCGAGGCCCCGCGCGCCCGCTTCTTCGCCGACGGCCGCTTCTATACGCCCGACCGCAAGGCGCGCTTCGTCGCCACCCCCTATCGCGCCCCCGCCGGCCGGACCGGCGGCGCCCGCCCCCTGATCCTCAATACCGGCCGGGTGCGTGACCAATGGCATACCATGACGCGGACCGGCAAGACCGCGCGCCTGACCAGCCATTACGCCGAACCCTTCGTCGAAATCAACCCGCTGGATGCCCGCCACCTGGGCCTGGCCGCCGCCGATCTGGCCCTGGTCGAAAGCGACCGGGGCCGCGCCTTGCTGCGGGTGCTGGTGACGGCGCGCCAGCGCCCGGGCTCGGTCTTCGCTCCGATCCATTGGACCGGGCAGCAAGCCTCGCAGTCGCGCATCGATGCCCTGGTCGCGCCCCATGTCGATCCGGTCTCGGGCCAGCCGGAATCGAAGTTCACGCCGGTTTCCCTTACCCGTTTCGCCGCCGGCCTCTATGGTTTCGCGGTCAGCCGGCGCCGGCCGGCGGTCGAGGGCCTGGACTATTGGGCGCTGGCCCCGGCGGCGGGCGGCTTCCGCCTGGAATTGGCGGCCTTGCAGGCGCCGGCCGATGCCGCGGCCCTGCTGGCCGCCGTCCTCGCACCCGCCGCCGGGGCGGAAGTTCTCGCCTATCGCGATGTAACGCGCGGCATTCATCGCTTCGCCGTCTTCGCCGACGGCATCCTCGACGCCGCCCTGTTCCTGGCCGCCGAGCCGGTGGAGACGGCGCGGGGCTGGCTGATCGGCCAGCTCGGCCAGGCCCTGGACGGGGCGGAGCGGCTGCGCCTGCTGGCCGGCCGTGCCGGCGCGGGCGGGGCCGATCCGGGCGCCATCGTCTGTTCCTGCTTCTCGGTCGGGGTCAACCAGATCGCCGCGGCGGTCCGGGGCGGCGCCTGCACCGTCGAGGCGGTGGGCGCCTGCCTGAAGGCGGGCACCAATTGCGGCTCGTGCCGCATGGAAATCGGGAGATTGATCGATGCCAGCAGAGCCGCGGAAGCCGGTTGA
- a CDS encoding ABC transporter ATP-binding protein — MSGYLSIEQVGVQFDTERGPFVALRDVNLKVAQGEFISIIGHSGCGKSTLLNLVAGLLETTTGAILLEDREVSTPGPDRAVVFQNHSLLPWLSVYDNVKLAVDKVHGKTKSRAERHDWVLHNLALVGMSHAVERRPHEISGGMKQRVGIARALSMEPKVLLLDEPFGALDALTRAQLQDKVMEIQARLGNTVIMITHDVDEAVLLSDRIVMMTNGPAATIGEILPVTLPRPRNRLTLADNPTYVKARTAVMEFLYARHALNKPEAA, encoded by the coding sequence ATGAGCGGCTATCTTTCGATCGAACAGGTCGGCGTGCAGTTCGACACCGAGCGCGGGCCCTTCGTCGCGCTCCGCGACGTCAACCTCAAGGTCGCGCAGGGCGAGTTCATCTCGATCATCGGCCATTCGGGCTGCGGCAAGTCGACCCTGCTGAACCTGGTCGCCGGCCTGCTGGAAACCACCACCGGCGCCATCCTGCTGGAAGACCGCGAGGTTTCCACCCCCGGGCCCGACCGCGCCGTCGTCTTCCAGAACCATTCCCTGCTGCCCTGGCTGAGCGTCTACGACAATGTGAAGCTCGCTGTCGACAAGGTCCACGGCAAGACCAAGAGCCGGGCCGAGCGCCACGACTGGGTCCTGCACAATCTGGCCCTGGTCGGCATGTCCCATGCGGTCGAGCGCCGGCCCCATGAAATCTCGGGTGGCATGAAGCAGCGCGTCGGCATCGCCCGCGCGCTCTCCATGGAACCGAAAGTGTTGCTGCTGGACGAACCCTTCGGCGCCCTCGATGCCCTGACCCGCGCCCAGTTGCAGGACAAGGTGATGGAAATCCAGGCCCGCCTCGGCAATACGGTGATCATGATCACCCATGACGTGGACGAGGCTGTCCTGCTCTCGGACCGGATCGTGATGATGACCAACGGCCCCGCCGCCACCATCGGCGAAATCCTTCCCGTCACCCTGCCGCGGCCGCGCAACCGCCTGACCCTGGCCGACAACCCGACCTATGTGAAGGCACGGACCGCGGTCATGGAATTCCTCTACGCCCGCCATGCCCTGAACAAGCCGGAGGCCGCGTGA
- a CDS encoding Spy/CpxP family protein refolding chaperone gives MKKRMIAGLGLIALLGTTALGAGAALAKPDHGGRRGPAAELTPERMADHCRDRFARDAARLSFVEARLDLTDAQKPLWRAYADQVAKGDTAQRDACLAAVPAKAEDVKRPTAVDRGQRRLQRLEAEAAAAKAEQPVLEKLYGALTEKQREILDRPGPRDGGPRKARFERDGRHGPEGREPPKPQTP, from the coding sequence ATGAAGAAACGCATGATCGCCGGCCTTGGCCTGATCGCCCTGCTCGGCACCACCGCCCTCGGCGCCGGCGCGGCGCTGGCGAAGCCCGACCATGGCGGCCGGCGGGGCCCCGCGGCCGAACTGACGCCGGAACGCATGGCCGATCACTGCCGCGACCGTTTCGCCCGCGACGCCGCCCGCCTCTCCTTTGTCGAAGCCCGCCTGGACCTGACCGACGCGCAGAAGCCGCTGTGGCGCGCCTATGCCGATCAGGTCGCCAAGGGTGACACGGCCCAGCGCGACGCCTGCCTCGCCGCCGTCCCGGCCAAGGCCGAGGATGTGAAACGCCCGACCGCCGTCGACCGCGGCCAGCGCCGCCTGCAGCGCCTCGAAGCCGAGGCGGCCGCCGCCAAGGCCGAACAGCCCGTGCTCGAAAAGCTCTACGGCGCCCTGACCGAGAAGCAGCGCGAAATCCTGGATCGCCCGGGCCCGCGCGACGGCGGCCCCAGGAAAGCCCGATTCGAGCGCGATGGTCGTCACGGTCCCGAAGGGCGGGAGCCCCCGAAGCCCCAGACCCCTTGA
- a CDS encoding CmpA/NrtA family ABC transporter substrate-binding protein has protein sequence MKTTNAKGITRRGILKAGATTALFGAVNSAFPAGVFAESAGPETPKAILGFIALTDSAPLIIAQEKGFFAKYGMTEVAVQKQASWGATRDNLELGSAGGGIDGAHILSPMPYQMSTGKITKGNAPVPMYLLSRLNLNGQCISVAGAYKGLGVTTDATALKAAFAKARAEGKDVKCAVTFPGGTHDLWMRYWLAANGIDPNKDVSTIVVPPPQMVANMKVNTMEAFCVGEPWNAQLVRQGIGFTALTTGEFWANHPEKAFTMRADWVDANPRAAKALLMAVQEAAQWCDVADNKEEMCKIIGGRDYFKVPVEDILGRTQGHIDYGDGRVVENTPHIMKYWADHASFPFPSHDLWFLTENIRWGYQPADLDLKATVAKVNRADLWLDAAKTLGVTELPPMSRGIETFFDGKSFDPENPSAYLASLAIKAV, from the coding sequence GTGAAGACGACCAACGCCAAAGGCATCACCCGCCGCGGCATCCTGAAGGCCGGCGCGACCACTGCGCTGTTCGGCGCCGTCAACAGCGCCTTTCCCGCCGGCGTCTTCGCCGAGAGCGCGGGCCCCGAGACGCCGAAGGCGATCCTCGGCTTCATCGCCCTGACCGACAGCGCGCCCCTGATCATCGCGCAGGAAAAGGGCTTCTTCGCCAAATACGGCATGACCGAGGTCGCGGTGCAGAAGCAGGCGTCCTGGGGTGCGACCCGCGACAACCTGGAACTCGGCTCGGCCGGGGGCGGGATCGACGGCGCCCATATCCTCAGCCCCATGCCCTACCAGATGTCCACCGGCAAGATCACCAAAGGCAATGCGCCGGTGCCCATGTATTTGCTCTCCCGCCTCAATCTCAATGGCCAGTGCATCTCGGTCGCCGGCGCCTACAAGGGCCTCGGCGTGACCACCGACGCCACGGCCCTGAAAGCCGCCTTCGCCAAGGCCAGGGCCGAAGGCAAGGATGTGAAATGCGCGGTTACCTTCCCCGGCGGCACCCACGATCTCTGGATGCGCTACTGGCTGGCGGCCAACGGCATCGATCCGAACAAGGATGTCTCGACCATCGTCGTGCCGCCGCCCCAGATGGTGGCGAACATGAAGGTCAACACCATGGAAGCCTTCTGCGTGGGCGAGCCCTGGAATGCCCAATTGGTGCGCCAGGGCATCGGCTTCACCGCGCTCACCACCGGCGAATTCTGGGCCAACCACCCGGAAAAGGCCTTCACCATGCGCGCCGACTGGGTGGATGCCAACCCCAGGGCGGCCAAGGCCCTGCTGATGGCCGTGCAGGAAGCGGCGCAGTGGTGCGATGTGGCGGATAACAAGGAAGAAATGTGCAAGATCATCGGCGGCCGCGATTACTTCAAGGTGCCCGTCGAAGACATCCTGGGCCGCACCCAGGGCCATATCGACTATGGCGACGGCCGGGTGGTGGAAAACACCCCGCACATCATGAAGTATTGGGCGGATCACGCTTCCTTCCCCTTCCCCAGCCATGACCTCTGGTTCCTGACCGAGAATATCCGCTGGGGTTACCAGCCGGCCGATCTCGACCTGAAGGCGACCGTCGCCAAGGTGAACCGCGCCGATCTCTGGCTCGATGCGGCGAAGACCCTGGGCGTGACCGAGCTGCCGCCGATGTCGCGCGGCATCGAGACTTTCTTCGACGGCAAGAGCTTCGACCCCGAGAACCCCTCGGCCTATCTCGCCAGCCTCGCCATCAAGGCCGTGTAA
- a CDS encoding ANTAR domain-containing response regulator codes for MSEADIRILVIDDNRIRASVIEEGLREAGYSRVSIIADSRPSVRAIVEADPDVVFIDLENPNRDVLEHMFQVSRAISRPIAMFVDRSDRAMIEAAVDAGVSAYIVDGLKKERLKPILDTAISRFNAFSRMREELDRTKRALEERKVIDRAKGILMRLRGIGEEDAHALLRRTAMNENRRIADVAQSVLTAADLLSGGKP; via the coding sequence ATGAGTGAAGCCGACATCCGCATCCTGGTCATCGACGACAACCGCATCCGCGCGTCCGTGATCGAGGAGGGCCTGCGCGAGGCCGGCTATTCCCGCGTCAGCATCATCGCCGACTCGCGCCCCTCGGTCCGCGCCATCGTCGAGGCCGACCCGGACGTCGTCTTCATCGATCTCGAAAACCCCAATCGCGACGTGCTCGAGCACATGTTCCAGGTCAGCCGCGCGATCAGCCGGCCGATCGCCATGTTCGTCGACCGCTCCGACCGCGCCATGATCGAGGCCGCGGTCGATGCCGGCGTATCCGCCTATATCGTCGACGGCCTGAAGAAGGAGCGGCTGAAGCCGATCCTCGACACCGCCATCAGCCGCTTCAACGCCTTCTCCCGCATGCGCGAGGAATTGGACCGCACCAAGCGCGCCCTCGAGGAGCGCAAGGTGATCGACCGGGCCAAGGGCATCCTGATGCGCCTGCGCGGCATCGGCGAGGAAGACGCCCACGCCCTGCTGCGCCGCACCGCCATGAACGAGAACCGCCGCATCGCCGATGTCGCCCAAAGCGTTTTGACCGCCGCCGACCTGCTGTCGGGAGGGAAGCCATGA
- the nirB gene encoding nitrite reductase large subunit NirB: MTRRLVVIGNGMAAGRMLEHLTELAPGAHEITVFGAEPRVNYNRILLSPVLSGEKTFEQIVTHDDQWYETRGITLVKGGEITAVDRAAKTVTARDGNVTPYDALVIATGSSPFIVPVPGHRLPGVVAYRDLDDVDAMLAAAEQGGSAVVIGGGLLGLEAAAGLKMRGMDVTVLHLMPTLMERQLDVAAGYLLQQAMEARGIRVICRANTHSILGEDRVTGVRLDDGTEIPARIVVMAVGIRPNAALAKAAGLAVNRGLMVDDHLRTDDPAVFAVGECVEHRGQCYGLVAPLFDMARVLAAQLAGDASAAYEGSVTSTKLKVTGVDLFSAGDFAEGEGREDIVLRDAARGIYKRLVIKDDRLIGAVMYGETADGGWFFDLLRNATPIAEMRDTLIFGRSFAGGAALDPMAAVAALPDEAEICGCNGVCKGKITGAIVDKGLTSLDEVRAHTKASASCGSCTGLVEQLMQLTLGDGFARKTVQPVCSCTELGHDDVRRLILAKGLKSVPAVMQELEWKTSCGCAKCRPALNYYLLCAWPGEYADDNQSRFINERVHANIQKDGTYSVVPRMWGGVTSAAELRALADVVDKFAIPTVKVTGGQRIDLLGVRKDDLPAVWADLNAAGMVSGHAYGKALRTVKTCVGSEWCRFGTQDSTGLGIKLEKTMWGAWTPAKVKLGVSGCPRNCAEATCKDIGVICIDSGYDIHFAGAAGLDIKGTEVLGHADTEDEAMEIILALTQVYREQARYLERIYKWAKRVGTDTIRAQVIDDREKRAAFAARFRHAQRFAQVDPWAERVAGLDAHEFRPMAHFQPREAAE, encoded by the coding sequence ATGACCAGACGCCTCGTCGTCATCGGCAACGGCATGGCCGCCGGGCGGATGCTGGAACATCTGACCGAACTGGCGCCCGGCGCCCATGAAATCACGGTCTTCGGCGCCGAGCCCAGGGTGAATTACAACCGCATCCTGCTGTCCCCCGTGCTGTCGGGGGAGAAGACCTTCGAGCAGATCGTCACCCATGACGACCAATGGTATGAAACCCGGGGCATCACCCTGGTCAAGGGCGGGGAAATCACCGCCGTCGACCGCGCGGCAAAGACCGTGACGGCAAGGGATGGAAACGTCACGCCTTACGATGCGCTGGTGATCGCCACCGGCTCGTCGCCCTTCATCGTGCCGGTGCCCGGCCACCGGCTGCCCGGCGTCGTCGCCTATCGCGATCTCGACGATGTCGACGCCATGCTGGCCGCGGCGGAACAGGGCGGCAGCGCCGTCGTCATCGGCGGCGGCCTGCTCGGCCTCGAAGCCGCCGCCGGCCTGAAGATGCGCGGCATGGACGTCACCGTGCTGCACCTGATGCCGACCCTGATGGAACGCCAGCTCGACGTCGCCGCCGGCTATCTGTTGCAGCAGGCGATGGAGGCGCGGGGCATCCGCGTGATCTGCCGCGCCAATACCCATTCGATCCTGGGCGAGGACCGGGTCACCGGCGTCCGCCTCGACGACGGCACGGAAATTCCCGCCCGCATCGTCGTCATGGCGGTGGGCATCCGGCCGAACGCGGCGCTGGCCAAGGCCGCCGGCCTTGCGGTCAACCGCGGCCTCATGGTCGACGATCACCTGCGCACCGACGATCCCGCGGTCTTCGCCGTCGGCGAATGCGTGGAACACCGGGGGCAATGCTACGGCCTCGTCGCGCCCCTGTTCGACATGGCCCGCGTATTGGCCGCTCAACTGGCGGGCGATGCTTCCGCCGCTTACGAAGGTTCCGTCACCTCGACCAAGCTGAAGGTAACCGGGGTCGACCTCTTTTCCGCCGGCGATTTCGCCGAGGGCGAGGGCCGCGAGGATATCGTGCTGCGCGATGCCGCCCGCGGCATCTACAAGCGCCTCGTCATCAAGGACGACCGCCTGATCGGCGCCGTCATGTATGGCGAGACGGCGGACGGCGGCTGGTTCTTCGACCTGCTGCGCAACGCCACCCCGATCGCCGAGATGCGCGACACCCTGATCTTCGGCCGTTCCTTCGCCGGGGGGGCCGCGCTGGACCCTATGGCGGCCGTTGCAGCCTTGCCGGATGAGGCGGAGATCTGCGGCTGCAACGGCGTCTGCAAGGGCAAGATCACCGGCGCCATCGTCGACAAAGGCCTGACCAGCCTCGACGAGGTCCGGGCCCATACCAAGGCTTCCGCCTCCTGCGGTTCGTGCACCGGCCTGGTCGAACAATTGATGCAATTGACGCTGGGCGACGGTTTCGCCCGGAAGACGGTGCAGCCGGTCTGTTCCTGCACCGAGCTCGGCCATGACGACGTCCGCCGCCTGATCCTGGCCAAGGGCTTGAAGTCGGTGCCGGCGGTCATGCAGGAACTGGAATGGAAGACGTCCTGCGGCTGCGCCAAATGCCGGCCGGCGCTGAACTACTACCTGCTCTGCGCCTGGCCGGGCGAATACGCGGACGACAACCAGTCGCGTTTCATCAACGAGCGCGTGCACGCCAATATCCAGAAGGACGGCACCTATTCCGTGGTACCGCGCATGTGGGGCGGCGTCACCTCCGCCGCCGAATTGCGCGCCCTCGCCGATGTCGTCGACAAATTCGCCATTCCCACGGTCAAGGTCACCGGCGGCCAGCGCATCGACCTGCTCGGCGTCCGCAAGGACGACCTGCCGGCGGTCTGGGCCGATCTCAATGCCGCCGGCATGGTTTCCGGCCACGCCTACGGCAAGGCGCTGCGCACGGTGAAGACCTGCGTCGGTTCGGAATGGTGCCGCTTCGGCACCCAGGATTCGACCGGCCTCGGCATCAAGCTCGAAAAGACCATGTGGGGCGCCTGGACGCCGGCCAAAGTGAAGCTCGGCGTTTCCGGCTGCCCGCGCAATTGCGCCGAGGCGACCTGCAAGGATATCGGCGTGATCTGCATCGATTCCGGTTACGACATCCATTTCGCCGGCGCCGCCGGCCTGGACATCAAGGGCACCGAAGTGCTCGGCCATGCCGATACCGAGGACGAGGCGATGGAGATCATCCTCGCCCTGACCCAGGTCTACCGCGAACAGGCGCGTTACCTGGAGCGGATCTACAAATGGGCGAAGCGCGTCGGCACCGACACGATCCGCGCCCAGGTGATCGACGACCGGGAGAAGCGCGCCGCCTTCGCCGCCCGCTTCCGCCATGCCCAGCGCTTCGCCCAGGTCGACCCCTGGGCGGAACGGGTGGCCGGGCTCGATGCCCATGAATTCCGCCCCATGGCCCATTTCCAGCCGCGCGAGGCCGCCGAATGA